From Bactrocera oleae isolate idBacOlea1 chromosome 4, idBacOlea1, whole genome shotgun sequence:
AGAGACTACACTTTAGAAGGCGGTagctcaaaaactatttaaaaattgatttaaaattttacgatGTTAGCTTTaaacctatcgaaatatgaaatatagacttttttttaatttcacataaaaaaaatttatttattttgaccaCATCTTATATTTAATTCTAGTTAGCTTAAATTTGCATGAATTTAATACTTCAACTGAAAgcttaaataaatagaaataattcAGCAAAAGGGTTAATGTAAGAAATAGCTAGAttttccagttaaaaatttgctaCGATAGTTGACACCTGAATATTTCCGTTTTCTTATCGCTGACTTGTTGCCTTTTTCATTCAGCATTCTGTGAGATCCATTGGTATTCACTCGTATTACATAcagacgtatgtatgtatatttataggtatttaagaatgtatgtatgcCATTAAGCTCTTAATTTGCTAATTATTTCGACCGCGCCAAGTACATTGATCttatttgttttgattgttTTCATTGTTTATTATTCTAACGTGCTGTACTGCTGTCTCTACTCCATGTTACCACTTAGTTCTATGGACTTTTGCACTtgctattgtttatttttagttttttttctttcgaatACACGTACAATGTTGTTGgtaaatatctacatatgtatgtgtgtatgtgtatatcgcgtatttattatttttcaatcgaACCGAAATTGATCTCTCGTTTTTTTATTGACTTCCACAATGATCTCAAGCTCGACTTAATTTGCATTTATCCATTGCGCGCTTTTGTGTGTGTTGTTATTATCGATAAATTTATACTTTagctttattattgtttgtacAACAAttcgaaaatgttaaaaaataggAAAACAAACACTTCAAAAGATTTGTGACAAAGTGTGCTGCCATTTTGATAATGctaaattttttgattgaaacATCCGTTTGTGCGATGGCGATTCTCTATCAATGAACacaatacatattttcaaagtattACAAGTATTACACAATTTCATAATGCCGCTTTCGTCCATACTGGCTAAAAACTATAACATCTATTTTTAAAAGGTTCTCTGaaggcgaatttttcaccagcaaagtCATTCGCTATAGACAGTAACGAGTAATCACTTGGTATCAgttccggactataaggtggataattttttagtatggaatcttatctttctaacgcTATACAGCGTAGCCACTTCGATATACAGATTACTAAAGtcatttattggaaaaataatgaattttattaaactaCACCTTATATTAAGTTTCAAGAAAATTTGTATAGATCTAAAATAACTGTgttgaaagttaaaaatttgaGAGGAGAAATGGCCTTATTTTCTAGTTATTTATCTATAATATAACGCGTTAATAACTTAAAAGTTGTTAAACACAAATTCTGTGTTCACATTCGGTCAAGccgttttattgaaattttttctcactataaaaaattacgaaataaacgcgtttaaagttttggaggCCGATTATActatgttaaaaaattcttacgaaTACACTCATATCTCCAATACTATTTGTCGGATCAacttttcggagaatatttcaaatatatacatatgtatgtatgtatactttcgcaatatatgcaaaacaaaaatcgtttttttgaaattcacaagtggataccTATGACTTCTTAATCGAAGCTAGTGtggtaatataaaaaattcaaaatttttttacgaaccAGCCTTTATTATAATAACCCcaattaaacaattttgtatttttccttaaatgtacatatatatacaaaataaaatttaaaccaaaaaaataatacattgttatttttaattgcagcCTTACACTGAAAGTTATTCGAATGTTATCGATCTATCGATTATGcagaattaaatgaaaatgacaATATTGCGGAAATTTGACACCGAAGCCACTGTGAGAGATTTGAAACCTTTTGAAATGGCTTATGAAAATCTTTCATTAAATTAAGCAAAACAAATTGACCGAGTAATTTCTAAATAATCAGAAAAATGCGATACAACGCATTTGATTGTGATTGCACAGTAATGCAgctgcagcaacaaaaacaaaaactacaagaATATCAGAATGTTCCAATGCAACGACGATCGAAGCAAACGCAGTCGACGCAAGTGCAGTGGTGTACAACGGAAGCGAATACCGCGACTATtaacaaatataacaacaataacaatgacgATAGCAGCAGTAGTGATTGGCACGCAAAATTTGCAAAGCAAAGGCGAAGGAGCAAAATGCCAATTGCAGCGCaaataaaacatgaaaataacagcgctaattattgtaatttgcataaaatcaaTCGACTACTACTAATTGTCGCTGCTGTCGCTTTGTTGATAACACTGGCGGCAGCGGCAGCGACAACGGCACTGACAACAACTACAAATGCAAGCGTCACGACTAGCACTGCAATTATGATAGGAGCtttgacaacagcaacaacaactacaacaaccagCATATTGAGCAGCAGCAGTATGACAATAACAATGTTTGTGTTGCTCGCACCCGTGTCGCTAATTGGTCACATGAATACGGCTGCAGCAGCCGCTGTGCCCGCCTCGTCGCCGCTATCAGCGCTGCAACAACAAAGAcaattacaacagcaacaattattTGCGATGTTAACAAAAAATCGCCAAGGCAATGTGGCTGTGACTGGTGGCGGCGGCGGGGGTGTCGCTGGAATGGAAGTTGGCGTCGGTGGCGAAGATGCCGCAATCGCGACCGCATTAACTGCAGGATTAGTGCCCAAACATTTTCTAGCCGACATTGAGGTGGACAATGCAGACACATCATTGGAGACAGCTGGTTTTGTGGCCGATGATGGTCAACGCTATGAGAAGGCAGTGAAAGCGCAGGCGGCTGCGGTCAACACAAGAGCCATTGGCGGTATTGCCAATGATAGTAACGGTGGTGGGCGTTTATTTGGCGTAGCCGCAACATCCGCGTGTCCAAAAGAATGCAAATGCCTGGATGCATATTTCGATTGTGATGATAAACTTTTGGATCGTGTGCCTACTTTGGCGGGCTACGTACAAAGACTGTAAGTGCTAAAGAAAACAGTACGAGTTATTAAGTcgttattttgtattaaatattagcATACTGATAATGAGAAACCaccatttttttgcaattattattatGGCTCAATATTTGTGTCTTTGACGGTTTACCGACAACATATTAAATAGTAAAGTAATTAGGCGCTTATTTTTGCCGTATAAGTTCTGGCTGTCGTAAAactaaaatgttataaaaaaaactaaaaagtaataaaaaacaaaaacacattaaatTCGGCTGCACAGAAGCTACTATTATATGTAGGTGCATGTATAtgtcacaggtgcatttcttatagcaccAAAGTTTATatcttttcattttgatttttatcggtcaggttgtatggcagctatatgctatagtagtccgatctgtaCGATATGTCCTGACGTTGTATAGTTCGCTTTGACAATAAgtcatgtcaaattttgtgtacatatcttgtcaaataaaaaagttttccatacaagtactagattttgaacggtcagtttgtatggcagttatatgctatagtggcccggtgtgaacaatatttttggagattgtagcattgtcttagacaatatttcttgccaaatttcgtgcagatatctcgtcaaataaaagagttttctatacaaggatttattttttatcggttagtttgtatgacagctatatgctttagcgGTCCGTTATCGGCGGTcccaacaaataagcagcttcttgcgaAGAAAAAGAAATGTGCAAactttcagttcgatatctccaaaactgagatactagttagaataaaataatacaaataaatgaaaattttgcatttttttgtataaatgataattttcgcataacttaaataaaatttatttttacactaattagcaattttaattgcttaaagccacaaaaataaataatatatgtatatattttatttccttttcagCGATTTAGTGGGCAATAAACTAAACAATACGAGTGTGCTGCAGATAAAGAATCTAACGGAATTAATACAGctgtaagtttaaaaaaaaattgcattaaattttactataaTAAATTGTCTGGCcacaaaaaactttaattaccCGCTAGCTGTAtcttatatatgcatacatatgtacatacgtatatgaaTGTAGACATGTACGATATCATAGTCACGTAtttgattatattaaattaatttcatgaCTTTCAtgaatactatatatgtatacaatatatcatTTCTTAGcattaatgcaattacttatTCTATATTTCTCTTATAATATTTCCTCACGCTGCACATATCGCCATCCATCATCAATACACGCGCGTCTACTTACCTACTTAGCACTTTGAAACGCAACCAACTGGAAAGCGTTCCCGTCTTCAGTGGACTTACCGCGCTAAAGCAGCTCAACTTAGCTAATAATCGCATACAACGCATCAGCAGTGAGGCGCTGGAAGCTTTACCGCGTTTGAAAACATTAGATTTGTCCAGAAATTTTTTGCATGCCGTGGAGTCCAGTTATTTTCCAAGCAATAATCGTTTGGGGCATCTGTAAGTggcaataaatttatatatgctttgttttttgtaaaattgttgttttttgtaatatgtttatatttaaaaaaaaaatattaaaagtcaGCTTTCATAAACGAGTATTTTTAAGGGGTTTTAACCAATTGTGAATTTtaagaaatcgattttttgttttgtacatacatacatatatcggctttatattatatatggtatatttgagaatattcgctgaaaatttgaagttgatccgataatagTTGCGGAGATATGTGCgtatttgtagaaattttttttacttggtataatcggctcccaaagctttaaacacgtttttgtCGTAACGTTGTTTTCCGAGTCGGTGAGGGAAATTTCCTTTAACCGAACGTTTTTTTACACGAccttttagatatatttgtcaggtaatgatcgtAGGAATAcgatttttcataataatttcgatttttttttatacactctGAAGTTTAAAATCGACTCGACACGAAACGCCGCCATTCtgccaaaaatcaaaatttcgactagCCCTTGGTtcgttatttgtatttatttatagtaaatttaaatttttctggtTTTGgtatttgagatatttttaagcagaaaaattttcTACACCGCCAGACACTTTTTTTTCGGAGGATTATCTAGACATTGGTAATAAGATAATGActcttcttcaaaaaaaaaaaaaaaaaaaaccgcaagTGCATATAACCTCAATTTAAGTAGTGccgttcaaaacaaaaaaattcacaaaaaacgcGTTCTTTCTGACTTCCAAGTGCATATAACCTAAATATAAGTAGTGCTAGTCAATATGAGTaatcttaataatattttaattactttttagcATACTCAACTCCAATGAGATAAGCAGCATTGATGAGGACGCCTTTCAGCAGCTTGGTGACTTATTGGACTTGGAATTAAACAACAATCGCTTAGTGACATTGCCCGCCGGTGTCTTTCGCACACTACAGAAATTGCGCAAACTGTaagtaaatttaagaaaattttatacaatttaccAATGTCTAACGATCGgccattttgttatttttgattTAGCTCTTTGAACAACAACCATTTAGAAATCAATTGGTCAACCTTTCGTGGACTCTCATCGCTGCAAAAGCTGTTCCTCAAATCCAATAATATACGCACACTGCAGGATGGCGTTTTCTATGTGATGCATGCGATTGAAACTATCGAATTGGATCACAACGGCATCACATCGCTTAGCCGACAGGGACTCTACAATCTCACCAAGCTACACCACTTAAGTTTATCGAATAATTCCATATCGCGCATTGAGTCCGACACATGGGAGTTCACACAATCGCTAATCTCGCTGGATCTATCGCACAATAACATCAGCGAATTCAAGCCGCAACATTTAGATTGTCTGAAACGTTTGCGTCATTTGAATTTGGGGCATAATAAAATTCAGTACTTGGCCGATAATACTTTTgattgtgtaaaaaatttagaGGATCTGAATTTGCGACGCAACAAACTGGCTTGGATCATCGAGGATCCGGGCGCCACGCCAGCCTTCAAGGTGTTGCGCAAGCTCAAGAAACTCGATTTATATGGCAACAATTTGAAGCAGATCATGAGTAAATCGCTAAGCGGCTTGGGCAGCTTGGAGTCGCTCAATTTGGGCGGCAATGCCTTGGCCACCGTACAGGCGGGCGCCTTCGATCACATGCCACACTTGCAAAAACTAAGCTTCAAATCGTTGAATTTCATATGCGATTGTGAGTTGATTTGGTTCCAACGTTGGCTGCGACACTACAAGCAATCAAGCAATGGCGCGCAAGTACAACTGGAAAATGCAGTTTGTGGCTATCCAGAGGAATTGTTCGATCATCAGCTGCTAGCTTTGAGCAGCAATGATTTGACGTGTGGTGAGTTTCATCAAATCAAGCAAGATAAcgccaaaatatttattttattattatttttaattttttgattcatTTTGCAACTAGTAAACTCGCCGAAGCCCACCATCATACAGGAACCTACTAGTCAACTGACTGTGCGCGGCGCCAACATCAGCATGGAGTGCATCGCCGTTTCACCAACGGCGGCATCGTTAGCGGCCGCCGATGAGCTGAAAATTAAATGGCGTCATGACAATCAAAATATACGTGAACGCGAACGTGGACACGTCTTCGCAATGCATCACAGTGGTGGCGGCAGTTACAGCACAACGGAAACACGCATACGCCAAGCGGAAGGCACCAATGAGACCACAATTATCGGCTCTTTGCGGTTGTACAATGTTAGCTATGCGAATGCAGGACGCTATCAATGTGTTGTGTCCAACGCTTTTGGCACCACTTACTCGCAAAGATTCAAAATTTCCATTGGCAGTAAGTAACAACATAAT
This genomic window contains:
- the lbk gene encoding leucine-rich repeats and immunoglobulin-like domains protein 3, whose translation is MRYNAFDCDCTVMQLQQQKQKLQEYQNVPMQRRSKQTQSTQVQWCTTEANTATINKYNNNNNDDSSSSDWHAKFAKQRRRSKMPIAAQIKHENNSANYCNLHKINRLLLIVAAVALLITLAAAAATTALTTTTNASVTTSTAIMIGALTTATTTTTTSILSSSSMTITMFVLLAPVSLIGHMNTAAAAAVPASSPLSALQQQRQLQQQQLFAMLTKNRQGNVAVTGGGGGGVAGMEVGVGGEDAAIATALTAGLVPKHFLADIEVDNADTSLETAGFVADDGQRYEKAVKAQAAAVNTRAIGGIANDSNGGGRLFGVAATSACPKECKCLDAYFDCDDKLLDRVPTLAGYVQRLDLVGNKLNNTSVLQIKNLTELIQLTLKRNQLESVPVFSGLTALKQLNLANNRIQRISSEALEALPRLKTLDLSRNFLHAVESSYFPSNNRLGHLILNSNEISSIDEDAFQQLGDLLDLELNNNRLVTLPAGVFRTLQKLRKLSLNNNHLEINWSTFRGLSSLQKLFLKSNNIRTLQDGVFYVMHAIETIELDHNGITSLSRQGLYNLTKLHHLSLSNNSISRIESDTWEFTQSLISLDLSHNNISEFKPQHLDCLKRLRHLNLGHNKIQYLADNTFDCVKNLEDLNLRRNKLAWIIEDPGATPAFKVLRKLKKLDLYGNNLKQIMSKSLSGLGSLESLNLGGNALATVQAGAFDHMPHLQKLSFKSLNFICDCELIWFQRWLRHYKQSSNGAQVQLENAVCGYPEELFDHQLLALSSNDLTCVNSPKPTIIQEPTSQLTVRGANISMECIAVSPTAASLAAADELKIKWRHDNQNIRERERGHVFAMHHSGGGSYSTTETRIRQAEGTNETTIIGSLRLYNVSYANAGRYQCVVSNAFGTTYSQRFKISIGIHPTFLQVPSNLTIDSGETARLVCSATGDPVPEIALQKFGGSDFPAATERRLQVIREENAFVITNAKPIDTGIYTCTAESAAGEIKVNATLIVNDKPQPNIPIVRKETVVGESSVLQCLSELAADLSQPHREWFKDNKPFHLGTLSADTERYFFTSEHELLVIVNTESADAGHYRCEISDNSKTYTVQTELIVVKEELSQNMIFFGVVIVAALCVLIIALVIFALCLHQRRKTFKRRQREACQNANSTSGAPSGLLSGSAGLIAGGARIASTSTQLLNSSRGSALDQTQLTTLNRTLLHKSEIDAQRQRPNSLGDLAADAVNNGVNAEHANQRQTHQNLIITHTPNYQQLLQQHASDDIDNDAEHFTLSYLKRISLADNTGVAAEHNQDQLSSKDSGTGSDTAVKRSIDDFTINGLAPTTTTTTGSLQRTTARTTTPVNGDKPTHARRGNVYRDDGLGDSYPTDDGGDMDDADLLYAATHALGVSECDVELLDFDRHRAATMRIDDKDTQAERESVADADTDATNERTHFLNKTNCTDNDNTRAHTTNNSERQQRYERLPSTANMHFPTNYSGNSFDGGGHATGSSNNRNAFNGNCKTNLSAANVTNTAAHAQTVDI